The Platichthys flesus chromosome 10, fPlaFle2.1, whole genome shotgun sequence genome includes a window with the following:
- the bmp4 gene encoding bone morphogenetic protein 4 — protein sequence MIPGNRMLMVILICQVLLGESNHASLIPEEGKKKVPGLQGRSASQSHELLRDFEATLLHMFGLKRRPRPSRSTTVPRYLLDLYRLQSGEAEEAGGHDIAFEYPERSASRANTVRGFHHEEHMEKVHEQDLGEATPFRFMFNLSSIPEDELLSSAELRLYRHQIDEVVANALSDEQGLHRINVYEVLKPPRPGQLITQLLDTRLVRQNASQWESFDVSPAVLRWTRERLPNYGLAVEVQHLNQTPRHQGRHVRISRSLHQEPGEDWEQLRPLLVTFGHDGKGHPLTRRTKRSPKQRGRKRNRNCRRHALYVDFSDVGWNDWIVAPPGYQAYYCHGECPFPLADHLNSTNHAIVQTLVNSVNNNIPKACCVPTELSAISMLYLDEHDKVVLKNYQEMVVEGCGCR from the exons ATGATTCCTGGTAATCGAATGCTGATGGTCATTTTAATATGCCAAGTCCTGCTGGGAGAGAGCAACCATGCTAGTCTGATACCTgaagaagggaaaaagaaagTACCGGGCCTGCAGGGTCGTTCGGCCTCTCAGAGCCATGAACTGCTGCGGGACTTCGAGGCCACGCTGCTGCACATGTTCGGCCTCAAGAGGCGGCCGCGGCCCAGCCGCTCCACCACGGTGCCCCGCTACCTGCTGGACCTCTACCGCCTGCAGTCGGGGGAGGCCGAGGAGGCTGGCGGGCATGACATTGCTTTTGAGTACCCAGAGAGGTCAGCCAGCCGGGCCAACACTGTGAGGGGCTTCCACCATGAAG AGCACATGGAAAAGGTGCACGAGCAGGACCTTGGCGAGGCCACGCCCTTTCGCTTCATGTTCAACCTCAGCAGCATCCCGGAGGACGAGCTGCTCTCTTCCGCCGAACTCAGGCTCTACCGTCATCAGATTGACGAGGTCGTGGCTAACGCCCTCTCAGACGAGCAGGGGCTTCACCGGATAAACGTGTACGAGGTGCTGAAGCCCCCGCGGCCCGGGCAGCTCATCACGCAGCTCTTGGACACGCGGCTCGTGCGCCAGAACGCGTCGCAATGGGAGAGCTTCGACGTCAGCCCGGCCGTGCTGCGCTGGACTCGTGAGCGCCTCCCAAACTACGGGCTGGCTGTGGAGGTGCAGCACCTCAACCAAACGCCGCGTCACCAGGGCCGACACGTCCGCATCAGCCGCTCGCTACACCAGGAGCCCGGCGAGGACTGGGAGCAGCTGCGCCCCCTCCTGGTGACCTTTGGCCACGACGGGAAGGGTCACCCACTGACCCGCCGGACCAAGCGCAGCCCCAAGCAGCGGGGCCGCAAACGCAACCGCAACTGCCGGCGCCACGCGCTCTACGTGGACTTTAGCGACGTAGGCTGGAATGACTGGATAGTGGCGCCCCCTGGTTACCAGGCTTATTACTGCCACGGGGAATGCCCCTTTCCTCTGGCAGATCATCTGAACTCAACCAACCACGCCATTGTTCAGACACTGGTGAACTCTGTGAACAACAACATTCCCAAGGCCTGCTGCGTGCCAACAGAGCTCAGCGCCATCTCCATGCTCTACCTAGACGAACACGACAAGGTGGTCCTAAAAAACTATCAGGAAATGGTAGTGGAGGGCTGCGGCTGCCGCTAA